The Bacteroides fragilis NCTC 9343 genome includes the window TAATGGCATCTCAGGAGAGTTATGAACTATTTCTGAACAGGCGTTCACACGCTCTGACAAGGTTCGGCATACCAGTGGATTCATTGTTACCGTTGCGTTTGGGGCAGATGGCACTGGAACGTTTTCGCAAATATAACGATCTTTATCAGATAGCGGGTGCGTATGTGTCGATCGGTAAATATTTGAATGCCCACGGACGGTATACAGAAGCATTGGATACATTGGCAAAAGCTTTGGACTGTGTGAACCAACATCATATGTCATACTATCATTCTGTGGCGGATACGCTCGACAAGTTACAGGTGTTTGTTCCTAATAAAGATGTGGCATATACAGAAGTAACCTGGCTTGGAAAAGAAAAGGTGAAAACCGTGCCGGAATGGATTTCCAGAATACGCGAACAGTTGAGTGTATCGTATGCTTGCCTGGGAATGAAACCGGCGTCGGATTATAACAGAAATGTTTATTTGGATATTTTGCGGTATACCCGTCAGGATAAAGAATTGGAAAGCCGCTATCTTTCATTAGAACAAGAGTCCAGACAATTGAACGTGGTATTGTTTTTCGTGATTATAGGACTTATACTGGTGACTGCCATGTTTTGGCTATTCAATAAGAGATCAAAAGTACGGAACCGGATACATATTGCACGTCTACGGCAGACTTTGGATGTTTGCCAGAAAATCACAGCTTCCATACCGGTGGATGTAACAGATGAAAGTGAAATCGTATACGCTATCTCGGAATCTATTCAACCGGATATGGAGCAATTGTTCGGTGCTACAGAAATCCGTATCGGGATAAGAAATGAAGAAACGGGAGATATCGAATTTAATGAAGAATGTGAGAGTGAACAGACAGATGAACCCAAGTCGATCGGAGAGGTTGGTATCGGGTCAGTATTTAATCTGTATGTACCTGATAAAACGGAATCGATCGGGATTCTGAAACTATTTACCCGTCATCGCCTGAATAAGGATGAGCAGGCATTGGTGAAAGTTATCACTCCCTATATTGCCTGGGCATTGGACAATGGAATGACATTTATTTCATTGGGGGATGAACGGAATAAGTTGGAAAAACAAAGGTACGTCTACGAACAGCATATTGCCGGGAACAAACGGCAGAACCTGATAAAAAAATCATGTCTGGCCATTGTGGATGGAATCAATCCGTATATAGACCGAATTATCAATGAAGTTCATAAATTGACGGAAAAGGGCTTTATAAACAACGATCGGATAAAGAAAGAAAAGTATCAATACATCGACGAGTTGGTAACTACAATCAATGAATATAATGATATATTGGCTTTGTGGATTAAGATGAAACAAGGTTCGCTTAGTCTGAATATAGAGAATTTTGAATTGAACGAACTCTTTGAATTGATAAGTAAAGGACGTAAAGCCTTTGAAATGAAGAAACAAAGGCTTGAAATAGAACCTACAAAGGCATTGGTGAAGGCTGATAAAGCGTTGACTTTGTTTATGATTAATACATTAGCCGAGAATGCCCGAAAATATACTCCGGAAGGGGGTATAGTGAAGATATATGCTAAGAGGACTGATGAATATGTTGAGATTTCCGTAGAGGATAACGGACGCGGACTTTCGACTGAAGATATAACGAAGATTATCGGTGAGAAGGTTTATGATTCCCAATCGATAGGGATGAAAGACAATCCGGATAAAGAAGAATTGAAGCGGAGTAAGGGCAGTGGCTTCGGATTGATGAACTGCAAGGGAATCATTGAAAAATATAAAAAGACCAATGATCTGTTCCGAATATGTACATTTAACATAGAAAGTACACCGGGCAAAGGCAGCCGTTTTTACTTCCGACTACCTCCCGGAGTCCGTAAAATAATCGGGATTTGTTTATGTCTGGTCGGATTGTTCGGCTTCTTCTCCTGTCAAGGCGAACCGATGCCTGAAAAACTGAAAGATATTCCGGTAGATTCCGTAACCTTAGCAGCTGAAGCTGAATATGAACGTCTGTTGGACGAAGCATCCAGATTTGCTGATACAGTTTATTATTGCAATGTTATAGAAAACTTTGAACTTGCGTTGCAGTATGCCGATTCAGCATTAAACCGGCTCAATGCACATTATAAAAAATATGCCCGTCATCCCCAACGATTTATGAAATTGGTGGGAAGTGGGATTCCGGCCGAACTGGAATGGTGGGTAGAACCTTATAATACGGATTTTCATGTGATACTTGATGTACGTAATGAAGCATCTGTCGCTTTTTTGGGACTTAAAAAGTTGGATGCTTATACTTATAATAATGTTGCCTATACGGCATTGTATAAATTGACAGGGGAAGATCAGTCATTAGAAGGCTATTGCCGGCAATTGGAACGCTCAACAACCAATAAAACGGTAGGAATTATCTTATGTATCCTCTTATTGGTGGCATCTCTCTGTGGCTACTATCTTTTGTATGTTCGTAAAAGGCTCTTGAACCGATTAAATCTGGAACAGGTCTTGGAAATCAATAAAAAGGTATTCGCTTCTTCATTAGTGCGCACACAGGAGTCGGCGGAAGCTTTACAACGCGAAGAAGATACATTGAAAGAGATACCGCAACGAATCGTAAACGAATCATTCGACTCGATGAATGAGCTGTTGACTATAGAATGTTTGGGGATTGCTGTTTATAATGAAATGGGACATCGGCTTGAATTTGCTTCCACTCCCCGTATGGATACACCTCCGGAAATCATACAGCAGTGTTTTGATAATCAGACTTATCTTTCGGACGGAGATATGCAAGCATTACCTTTGCTGGTTGATGCAGGAGGGAAACATCAGTGTGTCGGTGTATTATATCTGGAAAGACAGGAGGATAGTATGCAAGAAGCGGATCGTTTGTTGTTTCAGTTAATCTCCAGATATGTAGGCATTGTGGTGTTCAATGCGGTTGTCAGACTTGCCACAAAATACCGTGACATCGAAGCGGCACACGAGGAGACCAGGAGAGCTTCGTGGGAAGACAGTATGTTGCATGTACAGAATATGGTGTTGGACAACTGTCTCTCGACCATTAAGCATGAAACAATTTATTATCCAAACAAAATCAAACAGATCATCGGCAGGCTGAATACCCACTCCCTATCAGGAGAAGAGGAAAAGGAGTGTGTGGAGACTATCAGTGAATTGATAGAATATTATAAAGGAATCTTCAGGATATTGAGTTCTTGTGCTTCCCGACAACTGGAAGAAGTAACGTTCCGAAGGGCTACAATACCGGTTACGGATATAATGGCATATGCCGGCAAATACTTCAAAAGAATAAGTAGAGGGGTTGACTATAAGATAACATTGACTATAGAGCCCCTTGAAGCCAAAGTCATTGGAGATATCAATCAGTTGCGTTTTCTTATAGAGAACCTCATTGATGAAGCCCTTTCTTTCCATCAGGATGGAGAATTGGTTTTAAAAGCCATTATGGATGGAGAATATGTTCGTTTTTTGTTCACAGACAAAAGGCGTGAAAAGCAAGTAGAGGAACTGAATCAATTATTTTATCCGAATCTGGCACGTATGACTTCAGGAGAGAAAGGTGAACTACGAGGAACTGAATATCTGATCTGCAAACAAATTATTCGTGACCATGATGAATTTGCCGGAAGGCGTGGTTGTCGCATTAATGCAGAGCCGGCACAGGGAGGAGGATTCACGGTCTATTTTACAGTACCCAAAAGATAAAAAACTAAATATACATAGATAAAATAGTATGGAAGATAAGAAATTTAAAGTAATTATTGTAGAAGATGTAAAACTGGAACTGAAAGGAACAGAAGAAATATTTCGCCATGAAATACCCAATGCTGAGGTAATAGGTACGGCAATGACTGAAAATGAATTCTGGCCTTTGATGGAAACACAATTACCTGATATGGTGTTACTGGATTTGGGATTGGGAGGCTCTACAACAATCGGTGTCGATATATGCCGGAATATCTTTAAACGTTATCCGGGAGTGAGAGTCTTGATATTCACCGGAGAAATTTTAAATGAGAAGCTATGGGTAG containing:
- a CDS encoding DUF5113 domain-containing protein — translated: MNPRLLIPLFCMLLLTTFFSCVDTAPTKEVQHIDSLNSRAYMYRYRDLDSSCKAASQAYKEVSMYSQGKAEASNNLAFCAFMRMDFDTAERLHKGVYDLTKNELELLIADIGLMKIYQRTAMNKEFYDYRNSAIRRMKRIDEENNLFVDRHESARLDYAFTEFFIVSAVYYYYLQQRTEAMASLNEIQLNEDLATDTNQILYFHYIKGSAGLCEGKTPDERKLEEFDELYTTWKMASEQGYLYFEGNGLQGLTNLMASQESYELFLNRRSHALTRFGIPVDSLLPLRLGQMALERFRKYNDLYQIAGAYVSIGKYLNAHGRYTEALDTLAKALDCVNQHHMSYYHSVADTLDKLQVFVPNKDVAYTEVTWLGKEKVKTVPEWISRIREQLSVSYACLGMKPASDYNRNVYLDILRYTRQDKELESRYLSLEQESRQLNVVLFFVIIGLILVTAMFWLFNKRSKVRNRIHIARLRQTLDVCQKITASIPVDVTDESEIVYAISESIQPDMEQLFGATEIRIGIRNEETGDIEFNEECESEQTDEPKSIGEVGIGSVFNLYVPDKTESIGILKLFTRHRLNKDEQALVKVITPYIAWALDNGMTFISLGDERNKLEKQRYVYEQHIAGNKRQNLIKKSCLAIVDGINPYIDRIINEVHKLTEKGFINNDRIKKEKYQYIDELVTTINEYNDILALWIKMKQGSLSLNIENFELNELFELISKGRKAFEMKKQRLEIEPTKALVKADKALTLFMINTLAENARKYTPEGGIVKIYAKRTDEYVEISVEDNGRGLSTEDITKIIGEKVYDSQSIGMKDNPDKEELKRSKGSGFGLMNCKGIIEKYKKTNDLFRICTFNIESTPGKGSRFYFRLPPGVRKIIGICLCLVGLFGFFSCQGEPMPEKLKDIPVDSVTLAAEAEYERLLDEASRFADTVYYCNVIENFELALQYADSALNRLNAHYKKYARHPQRFMKLVGSGIPAELEWWVEPYNTDFHVILDVRNEASVAFLGLKKLDAYTYNNVAYTALYKLTGEDQSLEGYCRQLERSTTNKTVGIILCILLLVASLCGYYLLYVRKRLLNRLNLEQVLEINKKVFASSLVRTQESAEALQREEDTLKEIPQRIVNESFDSMNELLTIECLGIAVYNEMGHRLEFASTPRMDTPPEIIQQCFDNQTYLSDGDMQALPLLVDAGGKHQCVGVLYLERQEDSMQEADRLLFQLISRYVGIVVFNAVVRLATKYRDIEAAHEETRRASWEDSMLHVQNMVLDNCLSTIKHETIYYPNKIKQIIGRLNTHSLSGEEEKECVETISELIEYYKGIFRILSSCASRQLEEVTFRRATIPVTDIMAYAGKYFKRISRGVDYKITLTIEPLEAKVIGDINQLRFLIENLIDEALSFHQDGELVLKAIMDGEYVRFLFTDKRREKQVEELNQLFYPNLARMTSGEKGELRGTEYLICKQIIRDHDEFAGRRGCRINAEPAQGGGFTVYFTVPKR